A region of the Cannabis sativa cultivar Pink pepper isolate KNU-18-1 chromosome 3, ASM2916894v1, whole genome shotgun sequence genome:
TTCCACTTTTCAGTATCCATTAGTGGGGTAGACTCAAGCAAAGAATTGACATCATGAATAAAATCATCAACATTTAAGCACATTCCAAACATTTTTTGCATAAGTTTCAAAAGATTCATTCATGTCCATTTCAAACATATTTTTCGTGTTAATCATGTTTACTTCATGTATTTCCTCACACTCAAcagatttagcaacattaaaaaCATTCAATTCAACAatcatgtttccaaaagatAATTTCAATACACCATTACGACAGTTGATAATTGCATTAGATGTAGCTAAAAATGGTCTACCTAAAATGATGGGTATTTGAGCATGAGCATATACAACAGGTTGAGTATTAAGAACAATGAAATCAACAGGAAAATAGAACTTATCCACTTTAATTAAAACATCTTCTATAATACCTCTAGGAATTTTCACAGAACGATCAGCTTATTGAAGTGTTATAGAAGTTGGTTTTAATTCTCCTAGACCAAGTTGCTTATAAACAGAATAAGGCAATAAATTCACACTAGCTCCTAAATCAAGTAAAGCTTTGTTAATAAAATGATCACCAATGATGCATGAAATTGTTGGACAACCAGGATCTTTATATTTCACAAGGCTTTTATATTGAATTATGGTGCTAACTTGTTCAGTTAAAAATGCCTTTTTTGGAACATTAGTGTTTCTTTTAACAGTGCAAAGGTCTTTCAGGAATTTGGAGTAGGCAGGAATTTGTTTAATGGCATCTAAGAATGGGATGTTGATACTTACTTGTTTGAACACTTCTAAGATGTCACTATATTGGTTGCCTTTTTTGAGTGGGAGTAATCTTTGTGGAAAAGGAGCTTTTGGAATGGAAGGAAGAATTTGATCATTATCTTTTGACAAGTCATTTGTGTTGGAACTTTGAGGTTGGCTTTGGTCTTTTTCAACTTGAGGTATGTAATCGAGTTTGGCAATTTGTTTTCCGGACCTAAGTGTTGAAATCGACTTGGCTTCTTCTTTATGACTTGGGACTCCTACTTCATATTGGCCTTTAAGATTTGGGACGGGTTGGCTAGGAAATCTTCCTTTTTCTCTCTCAGTTACGGCATTGGCAAGTTGACCTAATTGTGTCTCAAGTTTGGCAATGGATTGAGATTGATTTTGCATGATTTGTTGGGTGGATTGCATGAATTGTTGTAAAGTGTCTTCTAAGGAAGGCTTTCTTTGTGGAGGGTAAGGTTGACTTGGTTGGGCATTATTTGGATTTGGCATATTGAATTGGTTTCCTTGGTTCATTTGTGGTTGGTTTTGTCTCCATGAAAAATTGGGATGGTTTCTCCAATTAGGATTGTATGTGTTAGAAAATGGGCTATCATTTGGTTTACCATATGAATGTAATGCATTAGCCTCTTCGGAAAATGTTTCAAGAAAAGAAGGACATGATTGATCATTATCACAAGTACTAGCAAAAACATCTTTTTTAGGTTGAACATGAGAATTCATAGTTTGACTTATGACTAAGGCTTCTACTTTTCTtgctaatttttcaaaagatgTTCTCAAATCAGTTTCTTCTTTTATTTCATATTTTCCTCCTCTTTTGGGTGAATTATTTGCTCTAGACCTAGGCTCAAAATAATTCCATTGTTGTGAATTAACAGATAATTCTTCAAGAGCTTCCCAAGCCTCTTGCCCttgtaatttcaaaaattttccgGTATGCATAGATTGAATCATTTGTCGGTTTGAAGGGGTTAAaccatcataaaaatattttacaagtctcCATTTTTCAAAACCATGGTGGGgacattttaataataaatctttAAATCTTTCCCAACATTCATAAAATTCTTCATTATCTTTTTGATAAAATTCGGAGATTTCTCTTCTTAAATTATCAGTTTTGGACATGGGGAAAAATTTGGcaagaaatttattaaaaagttgATCCCAAGTTGTTATGGTTCCGGTTGAAAGTGAGTTTAACCAAGctttggctttatcttttaaagaaaaaggaaacaacCTAAGCTTAACTGATTCATccgaaaaattttgaaaacgaaAAGTTGAGCAAATATCCAAGAAATCTTTTACATGCATGTAAGgatcttctctttctaaaccataAAAAGAAGGCAACAATTGAATGATTGATGGTTTAAGTTCAAAATGAGTGGCGTTAGTAGTAGGCAAAACAATGCATGATGGAGCATTAGATGAAATAGGTGAAAAATATTCAAGTAGCGTTTTTTTCTTATGCAATATTAGGTTCTTGTTCCATTATGCTTAGATTTTCAAAAACACTTTCAATTTCACCTAAAGTTACTACTCTTCTTACCAAACGATTTTTAGAATCACGTTGCCAATGATGCATGCAATGTCAAAAATTTCACAAAGAAACACCAACACAAAATAATCTCAAGAAGACAAATTTCTGATGTGGAAGATCAGTTATAAACCGCAACCACAGAGCATACTTATAACACAaagagattatgattttttttgtaaatttttaatttttcaatttttttggttTGACTTGTTCCCAGACCTATTTGATTCCACTTACTCACGACTTAATAAAAACTCCCCGGGGTTAATTATTAAGTGTGGGTGGGAACTTTGCCAAATTTCCTTTAAGCAAAAATTGCTTATGTTGAAAGAACAAGCtttgtttttaaatattttttttttttaagcaaagtaaagtaaataaaattacaactaaataaatacaataaaaaaatgcCAATAATAATGATAGATAGTTATATTAAAGTTAGGAGGCACAAAATGCCATCAActaactataataataatagtagtagtagtaataataataagattttaGGAGGCACAAGATGCCATCAACTAAAatgtaaacaaaaataaaagctaggagGCACTAATGCCATCACTAGAGGAGATTTAATAGGAGGCAAAAATGCACTCAACTATCAAGTATGTAGGAGGCACAAAATGCACTCAActactaaaagaaaaaaaaggttaGGAGGCAAAAATGCACTCAACTATCAAATAGGTAGGAGGCACAAAATGCCATCAACTACCAATAACTATGTATATatagtatactatataatatgtaatatataacaatatatatgtataactttcttttttttcaactttttttttgatgaaaatgagaaaagaaaaaaaataactagtagaAGAATATTACTTACCTTGTAGAAAGATTGTTTCTTTCTAGcgactccccggcaacggcgctaAAAACTTGTTGTCCTcaaaagtgagtgttttaatatttatactcgcaagtgcacgaatcgtttcggaatatagtgttcatgtaagtgcaaggtcgaacccatgggagttgactaacatcaaaagaaactatttcaaacaaaaCAAGAATATTCTAACCTAGCTCCAAATATTTGATAGGATTTTggttttgcaaaataaaataaaagacaagtaactaaaatacttaagattaaagatgagtgagtatgaaaataattttccaataagatgtgtaaaataagattattaagatattagaatccacaaaatgcaagttcaatagtatttataagtatattgatttccaagttcatatatatatatatatatatatatatagttgaaataaatcacactatattttccaaaatatatttttcttttaagtacaagttattttcaaaaatgtaggatttttcttcacttataaaaggtataatttctaagcattaaatgtgttacaatataatgaaactacacaaaatcaaagaaactatgtttaggcaaaatataacacttatattctaagaattagatgtaaacaatttaatgaaagacatttaatcaaagagtattatatgtttgcataatgaagaactaagtggaaatatgctttaacaatcaaaaatacatgatattgaagatgaaaaagacatattttttatagaaaaatccatgaactttatagcacaaatgggaaatcaacatacaaatataaacactatctagttaaattttgcttcatcatcatcttaataatcttgaaaaaagattagaagctcataactagataaaaattacaaaagataaacatacttgacatgctcttcaaaatgtaaaaatggtagaaagaaaatggtaaaaatgaagagtgtggaatggagaagtgttttgggttgaagaggtgtttagggagggtgaagagatgtgtttt
Encoded here:
- the LOC133036207 gene encoding uncharacterized protein LOC133036207, whose translation is MIQSMHTGKFLKLQGQEAWEALEELSVNSQQWNYFEPRSRANNSPKRGGKYEIKEETDLRTSFEKLARKVEALVISQTMNSHVQPKKDVFASTCDNDQSCPSFLETFSEEANALHSYGKPNDSPFSNTYNPNWRNHPNFSWRQNQPQMNQGNQFNMPNPNNAQPSQPYPPQRKPSLEDTLQQFMQSTQQIMQNQSQSIAKLETQLGQLANAVTEREKGRFPSQPVPNLKGQYEVGVPSHKEEAKSISTLRSGKQIAKLDYIPQVEKDQSQPQSSNTNDLSKDNDQILPSIPKAPFPQRLLPLKKGNQYSDILEVFKQVSINIPFLDAIKQIPAYSKFLKDLCTVKRNTNVPKKAFLTEQVSTIIQYKSLVKYKDPGCPTISCIIGDHFINKALLDLGASVNLLPYSVYKQLGLGELKPTSITLQ